A genomic stretch from Methanobacterium sp. includes:
- a CDS encoding LemA family protein — protein MSVYIILGVIIVFLVILAVFTVAIYNSLIGSRNRVKNAWSQINVQLNRRADLIPNLIETVKGYAKHEKTVFEEVTKARASLMNAKTVQENADANNMLTDTLKSLFAVAENYPELQANENFLELQSQLEETEDKIAYSRQFYNDTVLIYNNKCQMFPSNILARQFSFTESEFFEIEESAKEVPKVEF, from the coding sequence ATGTCAGTTTATATAATACTAGGAGTTATAATAGTTTTTTTAGTCATTTTAGCTGTTTTTACAGTTGCTATTTACAACAGCTTGATTGGTTCACGTAACAGGGTTAAAAATGCATGGTCTCAGATTAATGTTCAACTGAATCGAAGAGCAGACTTGATACCTAACTTGATAGAAACTGTTAAAGGCTATGCTAAACACGAAAAAACTGTATTTGAAGAGGTAACTAAAGCAAGAGCCAGTCTTATGAATGCAAAAACAGTTCAAGAAAATGCGGATGCGAATAATATGCTAACTGATACTTTGAAAAGTCTTTTTGCTGTGGCGGAAAATTACCCTGAATTACAGGCTAACGAAAATTTTTTGGAGCTACAGAGTCAGTTAGAAGAGACTGAGGATAAAATAGCTTATTCCAGACAATTTTACAATGACACGGTTTTAATTTACAACAACAAATGTCAGATGTTTCCAAGTAACATATTGGCAAGACAATTTAGTTTTACAGAATCAGAGTTCTTTGAAATTGAAGAATCAGCAAAAGAAGTCCCTAAAGTTGAATTTTAA
- a CDS encoding DUF2207 domain-containing protein codes for MNMDIFLPYCLSVGLILLGFFTPLFIYLKYGREPKIDYNAKYEMDLPTDDPPAIVNAVRAGDLRFGFPNSDGFRATILDLIDRKYLFLKNWHSNKVCYSDSILLEINPDYDPDTLWEFEVQVLNFLKEYEEDGIISMDLISESLKHIDNLGPFRYKYEAWREEVKDTLLEGNNFKEAFYSKGDKYLKIFGVLGIITALSLISYAVNFKSFSGTFILCALILWLVSAVSFLLPKKIAGQWTPYGKEYYERWQSFRRYIEDFSLMNEYSPESIKVWNKYLVYATALGAAKEVRKAMWLSLPEN; via the coding sequence ATGAATATGGATATTTTCTTACCTTACTGCTTATCAGTGGGTTTAATTTTACTAGGGTTTTTTACACCACTTTTTATTTATTTAAAATATGGTAGAGAACCAAAAATTGATTATAATGCTAAATATGAAATGGATTTACCGACTGATGATCCTCCAGCAATAGTAAATGCAGTTCGTGCTGGAGATCTAAGATTTGGTTTTCCTAATTCAGATGGGTTTAGGGCAACGATATTGGATTTAATTGATAGAAAGTATTTATTTTTAAAAAATTGGCATTCTAATAAGGTTTGCTATTCAGATTCCATATTACTGGAAATTAATCCGGATTATGATCCTGATACTCTCTGGGAATTTGAAGTACAGGTCTTAAATTTTCTTAAAGAATATGAAGAGGACGGGATTATATCAATGGATTTGATTTCAGAAAGCCTGAAACATATTGATAATTTAGGGCCCTTCAGGTATAAATATGAAGCTTGGAGAGAAGAAGTCAAAGATACTTTATTGGAAGGAAATAACTTTAAGGAGGCGTTTTATAGTAAAGGGGATAAATATTTAAAAATTTTTGGAGTTTTAGGGATAATAACGGCTTTGAGTTTGATTTCATATGCTGTCAATTTTAAATCATTTTCAGGAACGTTTATTTTATGTGCCCTGATTTTATGGTTGGTATCTGCTGTATCATTTTTATTGCCTAAAAAGATCGCTGGCCAATGGACACCTTATGGAAAAGAATATTATGAAAGATGGCAGAGTTTTAGAAGATATATTGAAGATTTTAGTTTAATGAATGAATATTCTCCAGAATCAATTAAGGTCTGGAATAAATATTTGGTATATGCTACTGCTTTGGGTGCTGCTAAAGAAGTTAGAAAAGCAATGTGGCTATCACTTCCAGAAAACTAA
- the cfbB gene encoding Ni-sirohydrochlorin a,c-diamide synthase → MRIVLAGTGSAVGKTTISTGIMKALSEEHQIQPFKAGPDYIDTSYHTLATENNSRNLDSFFMSDEQIRTSFERGLKTSKADFGIIEGVRGLYEGISPIEDVGNTASIAKAIDAPVILIINARSLVKSAAAIVIGFKTLDPTIKIEGVILNQVKNKKHYLKTKEAVETLAKTDVIGGIQRDDAIKVEQRHLGLVPAVERENLLNYIEKWGEVVRENIDLDAFMEIMKNAGKLPEGREDTWHQENHKKVKIGVAMDEVFNFYYTENLEALKANNAEIIPFSPLHDEEVPDVDGIYFGGGYPEIFAKELESNESMRKSVLKFHKDENPVYGECGGLMYLTNAINGKKMCGIFNYESTMTKKVQGLSYVIAEAQKDNVITQKGDIFRGHEFHYSKVLLNGQKPEFAFNILRGKGIEGAQDGLMKNNTLASYMHTHTAACPQFASNFTLNAGK, encoded by the coding sequence ATGAGAATAGTCCTAGCAGGAACAGGAAGTGCAGTTGGAAAAACCACAATTTCAACAGGCATAATGAAAGCATTATCAGAGGAGCATCAAATTCAACCATTTAAAGCAGGTCCCGACTATATAGACACATCATATCACACCCTTGCAACAGAAAACAATTCAAGAAACCTTGATTCATTCTTTATGTCTGATGAACAAATAAGAACATCCTTTGAAAGAGGTTTAAAAACATCAAAAGCTGATTTTGGAATAATTGAAGGTGTTAGAGGACTTTATGAAGGAATAAGTCCTATTGAAGATGTGGGAAACACAGCATCCATTGCTAAAGCCATTGATGCACCAGTTATACTTATTATAAATGCCCGAAGTTTAGTTAAAAGTGCGGCAGCAATTGTAATTGGGTTTAAAACCCTTGATCCAACTATAAAAATTGAAGGTGTGATTTTAAATCAAGTAAAAAATAAAAAACACTACCTTAAGACCAAAGAAGCTGTTGAAACCCTTGCAAAAACGGATGTAATAGGTGGAATACAGCGGGATGACGCAATAAAGGTTGAACAACGTCATTTAGGGTTAGTACCTGCTGTTGAGCGTGAAAATTTACTTAATTATATAGAAAAATGGGGAGAAGTTGTTAGGGAGAATATAGATTTAGATGCATTCATGGAGATAATGAAGAATGCTGGAAAACTTCCTGAAGGAAGAGAAGACACATGGCATCAGGAAAACCATAAAAAAGTTAAAATAGGCGTAGCTATGGATGAAGTGTTCAATTTTTATTATACTGAAAATTTAGAAGCACTAAAAGCTAATAATGCTGAAATAATTCCATTTAGCCCCCTTCACGATGAAGAAGTTCCTGATGTTGATGGTATTTACTTTGGCGGCGGATACCCTGAAATATTTGCAAAAGAGCTTGAATCTAATGAATCAATGCGAAAATCAGTTCTTAAATTTCATAAGGATGAAAACCCAGTTTATGGGGAGTGCGGAGGACTTATGTACCTTACAAATGCTATAAATGGCAAAAAGATGTGTGGAATTTTTAATTACGAGTCAACAATGACTAAAAAAGTCCAGGGATTAAGTTATGTAATTGCAGAAGCTCAAAAAGACAATGTGATAACCCAGAAAGGTGATATTTTTAGAGGGCATGAGTTCCACTATTCAAAAGTATTGTTAAATGGGCAAAAACCAGAATTTGCATTTAATATACTCAGGGGAAAAGGAATTGAAGGTGCACAGGATGGTTTAATGAAAAATAACACTCTTGCAAGTTATATGCACACACACACTGCAGCATGCCCACAATTTGCATCAAATTTCACTTTAAATGCAGGAAAATAA
- a CDS encoding F420-dependent methylenetetrahydromethanopterin dehydrogenase has protein sequence MVVKIGIIKCGNIGTSPVIDLLLDERADRPNIDTCVIGSGAKMNPEEIEKAVPLMLEMDRDFVIFISPNPGAPGPAKARELLAAADVPAIIIGDAPGLRSKDEMDEQGLGYIIVKADPMIGARREFLDPTEMASFNADVIKVLALTGAYRVVQNTIDAAVDAVEAGNALELPKVVISRDKAVEAAGFASPYAKAKAMAAYEMATKVADIDVEGCFMVRDAEKYIPIVASAHEMLGAAAKLATEAREIEKANDTVVRTPHGGDGKIVSKVDLMAKPQ, from the coding sequence ATGGTTGTAAAAATAGGAATTATTAAATGTGGTAACATAGGTACCTCTCCAGTAATTGACTTATTACTCGATGAGAGGGCAGACAGACCGAACATAGACACTTGTGTAATCGGCTCTGGAGCTAAGATGAACCCAGAAGAAATTGAAAAAGCTGTACCATTAATGTTAGAAATGGACAGAGATTTTGTTATATTTATAAGCCCAAACCCTGGTGCACCAGGCCCTGCTAAAGCAAGAGAATTATTAGCTGCTGCGGATGTCCCTGCAATCATTATTGGTGATGCTCCAGGACTAAGATCCAAAGACGAGATGGATGAACAAGGCTTAGGTTACATAATCGTTAAAGCAGACCCAATGATCGGTGCAAGAAGAGAATTCCTGGACCCAACTGAAATGGCATCATTTAACGCTGATGTAATTAAAGTATTAGCATTAACTGGAGCATACAGAGTAGTTCAAAACACCATCGACGCAGCTGTAGATGCTGTTGAGGCTGGAAACGCTTTAGAATTACCAAAAGTTGTAATCTCCCGAGACAAGGCGGTAGAAGCTGCAGGATTTGCAAGCCCATACGCAAAAGCAAAGGCAATGGCTGCATACGAAATGGCAACCAAAGTAGCTGACATAGACGTTGAAGGATGTTTCATGGTTAGAGATGCTGAAAAATACATACCAATTGTTGCATCAGCTCACGAAATGCTCGGTGCTGCTGCTAAATTAGCTACAGAAGCAAGAGAAATCGAAAAAGCTAATGATACTGTTGTAAGAACACCTCACGGTGGAGACGGTAAAATAGTTTCAAAAGTCGACTTAATGGCTAAACCACAATAA
- a CDS encoding TetR/AcrR family transcriptional regulator, which translates to MARNTEQKIIESALVVFAKKGYTGATTRFIAEKAGFSELTLFRKFKTKENLYNKVLTQNMEKLKDELEIIFVNMENKFKDPKDFTRALITDIAKIIEDNFQIIYLMNSDINEEYESFKFEFITLISEFMKKNLKNDEINYQTFAITIFSFVYMRSLSKYKGSDFVDFDDVLESFIKNSTLCI; encoded by the coding sequence ATGGCTAGAAATACTGAACAGAAAATTATAGAATCCGCTTTAGTAGTATTTGCTAAAAAAGGATATACTGGTGCTACAACCAGATTTATTGCTGAAAAAGCAGGATTTAGTGAACTTACTTTATTTAGAAAATTTAAAACAAAAGAAAATCTTTATAACAAGGTTTTAACTCAAAATATGGAAAAACTCAAAGATGAATTAGAAATAATTTTTGTTAACATGGAGAACAAATTTAAAGATCCTAAAGATTTTACAAGGGCTTTAATTACAGATATTGCTAAAATAATTGAAGATAACTTTCAGATCATTTATTTAATGAATAGTGATATAAACGAAGAATATGAGTCCTTTAAATTTGAATTCATCACTTTAATAAGTGAATTTATGAAAAAAAATCTTAAAAACGATGAAATTAATTATCAAACATTTGCAATTACTATTTTTTCATTTGTATACATGAGAAGCCTTTCAAAATATAAAGGAAGTGATTTTGTGGACTTTGACGATGTTCTGGAAAGTTTTATAAAAAATTCTACTCTATGTATTTGA
- a CDS encoding right-handed parallel beta-helix repeat-containing protein, which produces MKKQIVMLAFAFITALVLCGAVSAVDINVLPGQTINDAVDAATDGDNIFVYDQAGSPYTYTENVVVNKPNLNIAAKGSVTVTPSDNTKPVFEIASSGAGSSITGFTLTGITSNEYDSYGRPNSHVFIDSDNCKVKGNTVIGALVPNDGVIVTTGGIDVWMGRTGNQITGNTLKDASIGICGATYNEVSGNTLTSAAANPGIAVGPLDTNYNTVKDNTISGYSTGIRVWDSTGNQIIGNKIHGEGTGISLMGNVHSLMADNIISDCSRYGILSNDEHMSYRGNTITNCNIGVYLDKTEAIFVTGNTLLNNALYGIYLRGASFSEIANNKISGSQIGILVDEYVDSFGNMFPSSDNHITDCNIFNNGDGIVFSSLFTNPSGNAVNSNRIAYNTAWALVNYSDETVDATYNWWGSNSNPSSKIYGTGPVKYDPWLILKASAPNGIYSGGFALITASLNHASDGSIPQITAPTGIKALFSTDNGIIGSPRTTINGVATSVLLFTNPWDTNVQVKIDDETVNLKLANIPLLLDLVKVKNFKKWKVHYLYFVKIIAPDGQITTKIFRGDLRGYKSRILNLGKLPRGSIIQISSFITNKNRFKRTISLVNSIIKPKWKWNFQWIYERNVGASPGRFWRNLVIRSTQISI; this is translated from the coding sequence GTGAAAAAACAAATCGTAATGCTAGCGTTTGCATTTATCACCGCTTTAGTGTTATGTGGTGCCGTTTCAGCTGTTGATATAAATGTATTGCCTGGACAAACTATAAATGATGCAGTAGATGCTGCTACTGACGGAGATAACATTTTTGTATATGATCAGGCAGGCTCTCCATACACTTACACCGAAAATGTTGTGGTGAATAAACCAAACTTGAATATCGCTGCTAAAGGTAGTGTAACGGTCACACCATCCGATAACACAAAACCAGTGTTTGAAATAGCTTCATCAGGTGCAGGATCATCTATAACTGGATTTACTTTAACTGGAATTACAAGTAATGAATATGATTCCTATGGGAGGCCTAATAGTCATGTTTTCATAGATTCAGATAATTGTAAGGTTAAGGGTAACACTGTTATTGGGGCTTTAGTACCAAATGATGGAGTAATAGTCACCACAGGCGGAATAGATGTTTGGATGGGGAGAACGGGAAATCAAATCACTGGAAACACCCTAAAAGATGCATCGATCGGAATTTGTGGGGCGACCTATAATGAAGTGTCTGGAAATACATTAACCAGCGCTGCAGCGAATCCAGGTATTGCTGTTGGGCCTTTAGATACAAATTATAACACTGTAAAAGACAACACTATCTCTGGTTATAGCACAGGAATAAGAGTGTGGGATTCAACAGGTAACCAAATAATTGGAAACAAAATCCATGGAGAGGGTACTGGAATCAGTTTAATGGGTAATGTGCATTCATTAATGGCAGATAATATCATATCTGACTGCAGTAGGTATGGAATCTTAAGTAATGATGAACATATGTCTTATAGGGGCAACACCATCACTAATTGTAATATTGGCGTATATCTAGATAAAACTGAAGCTATCTTTGTCACTGGAAACACCCTACTAAATAATGCTTTATATGGAATATATCTAAGGGGAGCATCTTTTAGTGAAATAGCCAATAATAAAATAAGTGGTAGCCAAATTGGGATTCTTGTAGATGAATATGTTGATAGTTTTGGAAATATGTTTCCATCATCGGATAACCACATCACCGACTGTAACATATTTAATAATGGGGACGGAATAGTTTTCTCATCTTTATTTACCAATCCTTCTGGAAATGCGGTTAATAGCAACAGAATTGCTTATAATACAGCTTGGGCGTTGGTTAATTATTCTGATGAGACTGTTGACGCAACTTATAACTGGTGGGGTTCAAATAGCAATCCTTCAAGCAAGATATATGGTACGGGGCCTGTTAAGTATGATCCATGGCTGATTTTAAAAGCATCTGCTCCAAATGGAATATATTCAGGTGGTTTTGCTTTAATAACTGCTTCTCTTAACCATGCTTCTGATGGATCAATCCCTCAGATTACAGCTCCAACTGGAATAAAAGCTTTATTCAGCACTGATAATGGTATTATTGGTTCTCCAAGGACTACAATTAATGGTGTGGCTACATCTGTGCTTTTATTTACAAATCCGTGGGATACAAATGTTCAAGTCAAAATCGACGATGAAACAGTGAATTTAAAATTAGCTAATATCCCTCTTCTTTTAGATTTAGTCAAGGTTAAAAACTTCAAAAAATGGAAGGTGCACTATCTTTACTTTGTAAAAATCATTGCTCCTGATGGACAAATAACTACAAAAATCTTCCGAGGCGATTTAAGAGGTTATAAATCCCGAATTTTAAATCTGGGTAAACTTCCACGTGGTTCTATAATACAGATATCTTCTTTTATTACAAATAAAAACCGTTTTAAAAGAACTATTAGCCTGGTTAATTCAATTATTAAGCCTAAATGGAAGTGGAATTTCCAGTGGATTTACGAGAGGAATGTTGGAGCATCACCTGGAAGATTCTGGAGAAATCTGGTGATTAGATCCACACAAATCAGTATTTAA
- a CDS encoding HD domain-containing protein, which yields MIEKLIERFFEAASMQRWNDHIRPVELTELDKQAHKMTIAYVLAKIEEDKKVEGHIKWINLIEGFIFDFLYRLVLTDIKPPVFHRMMAERREELNEHVLKELNDDLDAFGNKEFRLKFEEHISSNENTLERRILRAAHYLATNWEFKIIYNSAPFVYGIEKTKESIENQIEDHYDLIGVQKILLGKKSFGFIDLCGQLRFQKRWAHSPRIPETSVLGHMLIVAIMAYLSTIEMETVPCNKRIYNNFFAGLFHDLPEVLTKDIISPIKRAADLEELIKDYENERMKEEILPILPKPWHDEMKYFLEDEFENKIRKKGKPQKGVLFKDLSKKYNKNEFSPLDGELIKACDKLAAFVEANLSIEYGIKSKFLLDGRENIYELYNGKKVSGTDFGRIFNYFYKKQW from the coding sequence ATGATAGAAAAACTAATCGAAAGATTTTTTGAAGCTGCAAGCATGCAGCGATGGAATGACCATATAAGGCCAGTTGAATTAACAGAACTGGACAAACAAGCCCATAAAATGACTATAGCATATGTACTCGCCAAAATTGAAGAGGATAAAAAAGTTGAAGGACATATAAAATGGATAAATCTTATAGAGGGCTTTATTTTTGATTTTCTTTACAGATTAGTTTTAACCGATATTAAACCACCAGTATTCCACCGTATGATGGCAGAAAGAAGAGAAGAATTAAATGAGCATGTTTTAAAAGAGCTTAACGATGATTTAGATGCTTTTGGAAATAAAGAATTCCGCCTGAAATTCGAAGAACATATTTCAAGCAACGAGAATACTTTGGAACGCAGAATTCTTCGGGCTGCACATTATTTGGCTACAAACTGGGAATTTAAAATTATATATAATTCCGCACCATTTGTCTATGGCATTGAAAAGACAAAGGAAAGTATAGAAAACCAGATAGAGGATCATTATGACCTTATTGGTGTTCAAAAAATATTGCTTGGAAAGAAATCATTTGGATTTATAGATCTCTGCGGTCAGCTTAGATTTCAAAAAAGATGGGCTCATTCGCCGCGAATTCCAGAAACATCAGTTTTAGGGCACATGCTGATAGTGGCCATTATGGCTTATTTAAGCACCATTGAAATGGAAACGGTTCCATGTAATAAAAGAATTTATAATAACTTCTTTGCGGGTTTATTCCATGATTTACCTGAAGTTTTAACTAAAGACATCATTTCTCCAATTAAAAGGGCGGCAGACCTTGAAGAACTGATTAAAGATTATGAAAATGAACGTATGAAAGAAGAAATACTGCCCATACTTCCTAAACCCTGGCATGATGAAATGAAATATTTCCTTGAGGATGAATTTGAAAATAAAATTAGAAAGAAGGGTAAACCTCAAAAAGGGGTTCTATTTAAGGATTTAAGCAAGAAATATAATAAAAATGAATTTTCACCACTTGACGGGGAACTTATTAAAGCATGTGATAAATTAGCGGCATTCGTTGAAGCAAATCTATCTATTGAATATGGTATTAAATCTAAATTCCTCCTAGATGGTAGAGAAAATATATATGAATTATACAATGGTAAGAAAGTTTCTGGAACTGATTTTGGAAGGATTTTTAATTATTTCTATAAAAAACAGTGGTAA
- a CDS encoding helix-turn-helix transcriptional regulator, with protein sequence MTDESGQKIMDAALIVFAEYGYKGATIKEIAEKAGYSELTLFRKFKTKKTFLKWFIFRVLTI encoded by the coding sequence ATGACAGATGAAAGCGGACAAAAAATTATGGACGCTGCCTTAATAGTATTCGCTGAATACGGGTATAAAGGAGCAACCATTAAAGAAATTGCAGAAAAAGCAGGTTACAGTGAGTTAACCCTGTTTAGAAAATTTAAAACCAAAAAAACCTTTTTGAAATGGTTTATATTCAGAGTTTTAACAATTTGA
- the hisB gene encoding imidazoleglycerol-phosphate dehydratase HisB has product MKRSKKMKRKTSETNIEISLDIDGKGKSHIDTGIDFFNHMLNSFARHGFFDLQVKANGDLSVDDHHTVEDVGILLGETFKSAIGDKKGIKRMSHAIIPMDDALATVAVDISGRSYSVLNFKFKKAKVGDLSTENVEHFFESFANYARININAKVEGENDHHKIEALFKAFARALNDASKIEHDIIPSTKGVL; this is encoded by the coding sequence ATGAAAAGAAGCAAGAAAATGAAAAGAAAGACATCTGAAACCAATATTGAAATATCCCTGGATATTGATGGTAAAGGAAAATCCCATATAGATACTGGAATTGACTTTTTTAACCATATGCTAAATTCATTTGCACGACACGGGTTCTTTGACCTTCAAGTTAAAGCAAATGGAGATTTAAGTGTTGATGACCACCACACAGTAGAAGATGTGGGAATACTTCTTGGAGAAACATTTAAAAGTGCAATAGGCGATAAAAAAGGAATAAAAAGGATGTCACATGCCATAATCCCTATGGATGATGCTTTAGCAACAGTTGCAGTAGATATAAGCGGTAGAAGTTACAGTGTATTAAATTTCAAGTTTAAAAAGGCCAAAGTTGGCGATTTAAGCACTGAAAATGTGGAACACTTCTTTGAATCATTTGCAAACTACGCTAGAATTAATATAAATGCTAAAGTAGAAGGAGAAAATGACCACCACAAAATAGAAGCCCTATTTAAAGCATTTGCCCGAGCTTTAAATGATGCCTCAAAGATAGAGCATGATATAATTCCCAGTACCAAAGGCGTTTTATAA
- a CDS encoding 4Fe-4S binding protein — protein sequence MRIEVDKEKCTGCGICKEACPKGAKIWNVEKEAMATNLQFCHVCTICASKCPEGAIHVIREDNDEKKQENEKKDI from the coding sequence ATGAGAATAGAAGTAGACAAAGAAAAATGCACTGGCTGCGGGATATGTAAAGAAGCATGCCCCAAAGGAGCTAAAATATGGAATGTAGAAAAAGAAGCAATGGCCACAAACTTACAATTTTGTCATGTATGCACAATATGTGCTTCAAAATGTCCTGAAGGAGCTATTCATGTAATAAGAGAGGATAATGATGAAAAGAAGCAAGAAAATGAAAAGAAAGACATCTGA
- a CDS encoding TOBE domain-containing protein, translated as MEIEIGDKLVSLNNKKSRLLQCIDQCGSIVKASNETGIPYRTALKNIEIMENELGSPIVVTKRGGKGGGGSSKLTLSGEELLHKFMKMNRILKKHVEVNEIEGTISSIDQEEKVMYVTLNKEEIILSALKGFKVGDTVLILISPIDIFVTLTPQESSVRNMLEGNITEMRFKNDMVRLNVDIDNIPIRVDITELSRKKLDLSLGENIFIGFKAVSADIIKI; from the coding sequence ATGGAAATTGAAATTGGAGATAAATTAGTTTCTTTAAATAATAAAAAATCCAGACTCCTTCAATGTATAGACCAATGTGGTTCTATAGTGAAAGCCTCAAATGAAACTGGAATTCCTTACCGGACTGCGCTTAAAAATATTGAAATCATGGAAAATGAGTTAGGTTCGCCAATCGTGGTAACTAAAAGAGGTGGAAAAGGCGGAGGGGGAAGCAGTAAGCTCACTCTCTCTGGAGAGGAACTTTTACACAAATTCATGAAAATGAATAGAATCCTCAAAAAACACGTTGAAGTAAACGAAATAGAAGGAACAATCTCCAGTATCGACCAAGAAGAAAAAGTAATGTATGTTACTTTAAATAAAGAAGAAATAATCCTCTCAGCTTTAAAAGGCTTTAAAGTAGGAGATACTGTCCTAATTTTAATAAGTCCCATAGATATATTTGTAACATTAACCCCTCAAGAATCCAGTGTTAGGAACATGCTTGAAGGTAATATAACTGAAATGAGATTTAAAAATGATATGGTACGCCTTAACGTTGATATAGATAATATTCCCATTAGGGTAGATATAACCGAATTATCAAGAAAAAAACTTGATTTAAGCTTAGGTGAAAATATATTTATCGGATTTAAGGCTGTTTCAGCAGATATAATTAAAATATAA
- a CDS encoding oligosaccharide flippase family protein: MASSKILKGSFLIMISYIFFRIGGLIYRFLMSRLLGPDGYGLVVLTLPFQGIFQILSAAGIPPAVAKFVAQHKAVGEDEMARQVIFTSLKIMSILGIFFALVIFFSADWIALNWFHKPAVAYPLQAVALITPFSVIVGAFRGSFQGLYRMEFIVVTRAAEQIFTIIFAVVLVSLGFYAAGAVLGTGLGFLASAITAVIIFRKYLWKYFPEPAPENKLSLKEELGLARIILTFSIPVAITGLSELAIYDVSTFMIGRYMTAKDAGYYGVADPIARLPLIISLSVAAAILPAASEAASLKDKKLLETYVTQSYRYVILTVLPICVGVSIFAQPILSLIFGSNYIYGAGALSILVIGMTFYTLFMVSSSISQGIGHPRIPMVILLIGTVINITLNYFMVQYYGLIGAAVATTIAAFIIMIAIVWRTFHITEIKPPYLDFARIGIASVVMGLIIFIIPKDVYGLITAIIISPVAYIIALTLFGGFKKDDVRIMRKYMVKLGPLSKVLEKVVKFIERFAK, encoded by the coding sequence ATGGCAAGTTCAAAGATATTAAAGGGAAGTTTCCTCATAATGATAAGCTACATATTCTTCAGAATAGGTGGCTTAATTTACAGGTTTTTAATGAGTAGATTACTCGGCCCTGATGGTTACGGTCTTGTAGTACTGACATTACCCTTTCAGGGAATTTTTCAGATTTTATCAGCCGCTGGAATCCCCCCTGCAGTCGCAAAATTCGTGGCACAGCATAAAGCAGTAGGCGAAGATGAAATGGCACGGCAGGTGATTTTTACATCCTTAAAAATCATGTCCATTTTAGGTATCTTCTTTGCTCTTGTAATCTTCTTTTCTGCAGACTGGATAGCTCTTAACTGGTTCCATAAACCTGCTGTTGCATATCCTCTTCAAGCTGTTGCACTTATAACTCCATTTAGTGTCATAGTAGGTGCTTTTAGGGGATCTTTCCAGGGATTATACCGAATGGAATTTATAGTAGTCACAAGAGCCGCTGAACAAATTTTCACCATCATATTCGCCGTGGTACTTGTATCATTAGGTTTTTATGCTGCAGGCGCAGTTCTTGGTACTGGATTAGGATTTTTAGCATCTGCAATAACTGCAGTTATAATATTTAGGAAATATCTATGGAAATATTTCCCAGAACCTGCTCCTGAAAATAAATTAAGCTTAAAAGAAGAATTAGGCCTTGCAAGAATAATTTTAACGTTTTCAATACCTGTTGCAATAACAGGACTCTCAGAACTAGCCATATATGATGTTAGTACATTTATGATAGGTAGATATATGACTGCTAAAGATGCAGGGTACTATGGAGTAGCAGATCCCATAGCAAGATTACCTTTAATCATTTCACTTTCTGTAGCTGCTGCAATACTCCCCGCAGCATCTGAAGCAGCCAGTTTAAAGGACAAAAAGCTCCTTGAGACCTACGTTACTCAATCATATCGTTATGTTATTTTAACTGTTCTACCAATTTGTGTTGGCGTTTCCATATTTGCTCAACCTATTTTAAGCCTGATATTTGGGTCAAATTACATCTATGGTGCAGGTGCCCTGAGCATTCTTGTTATAGGTATGACATTTTATACTTTGTTTATGGTTTCATCCAGTATTTCTCAGGGAATTGGACATCCAAGAATTCCCATGGTTATTCTCCTTATAGGAACTGTAATAAACATTACATTGAATTATTTTATGGTTCAATATTATGGACTTATAGGTGCTGCAGTAGCTACAACTATCGCTGCCTTCATTATAATGATTGCGATTGTGTGGAGAACCTTCCATATAACTGAAATTAAGCCACCTTATCTAGATTTTGCGAGAATTGGTATAGCTTCTGTTGTAATGGGATTAATTATTTTTATAATACCCAAAGATGTTTATGGCTTAATTACAGCCATAATTATATCCCCCGTTGCGTATATAATTGCCTTAACACTCTTTGGAGGATTTAAAAAGGATGATGTACGCATAATGAGGAAGTACATGGTAAAATTAGGTCCGTTATCTAAAGTACTGGAAAAAGTAGTTAAATTTATAGAAAGGTTTGCAAAATAA